The following are encoded in a window of Citrobacter freundii genomic DNA:
- a CDS encoding DUF2884 domain-containing protein: MMRKTLLAAVLTFTAMAAHADYKCSVTPRDDVIVTPQTVQVKGENGDLVITPAGNVTFNGKQYTLSAAQREQAKDYQAALRSSLPWIDDGARARVEKGRIALDKIIAKEVGESSNMRGRLTKLDAQLKEQMNRIIEHRTDGLTFHYKAIDQVRADGQQLVNQAMGGILQDSINEMGAKAVLKGGGNPLQGVLGSLGGLQTSIQNEWKNQEKDFQQFGKDVCARVVTLEDDRKALVNGLK; this comes from the coding sequence ATGATGCGTAAAACGCTGCTGGCGGCAGTCCTGACGTTCACGGCGATGGCCGCACATGCTGATTATAAGTGCAGCGTCACCCCGCGTGACGATGTGATTGTGACTCCGCAAACGGTGCAGGTGAAGGGTGAAAACGGCGATCTGGTGATCACGCCAGCCGGGAATGTTACCTTCAACGGTAAGCAGTACACCTTAAGCGCCGCACAGCGTGAGCAGGCGAAAGATTATCAGGCGGCGTTGCGTAGCAGCCTGCCGTGGATTGACGACGGCGCCAGAGCGCGCGTCGAGAAAGGTCGCATCGCGCTGGACAAAATTATCGCCAAAGAAGTCGGTGAAAGCAGCAACATGCGCGGTCGTTTAACCAAGCTTGACGCCCAATTGAAAGAGCAGATGAACCGGATCATCGAGCATCGTACTGATGGTCTGACCTTCCATTATAAGGCAATTGATCAGGTCCGTGCTGACGGGCAGCAGCTGGTGAATCAGGCGATGGGCGGCATTCTGCAGGACAGCATCAACGAAATGGGTGCCAAAGCGGTGCTCAAAGGTGGCGGTAACCCACTGCAGGGTGTGCTCGGTAGCCTTGGCGGTTTGCAAACCTCCATCCAGAATGAATGGAAGAACCAAGAGAAAGACTTCCAGCAGTTTGGCAAAGATGTTTGCGCGCGCGTCGTGACGCTGGAAGATGACCGTAAGGCATTGGTTAACGGTCTAAAATAG
- the mutY gene encoding A/G-specific adenine glycosylase encodes MQASQFSAQVLSWYDKYGRKTLPWQIDKTPYKVWLSEVMLQQTQVATVIPYFERFMARFPTITDLAHAPLDEVLHLWTGLGYYARARNLHKAAQQVATLHGGTFPQTFDEVAALPGVGRSTAGAILSLSLGQHFPILDGNVKRVLARCYAVSGWPGKKEVEKKLWALSEQVTPAHGVERFNQAMMDLGALVCTRSKPKCALCPLQNGCVATANASWAQYPGKKPKQTLPERTGYFLLMQHNDEVLLAQRPPSGLWGGLYCFPQFEDEDGLHQWLAQRQINADNLTQLTAFRHTFSHFHLDIVPMWLPVSSFTTCMDEGNALWYNLAQPPSVGLAAPVERLLQQLRVGAQV; translated from the coding sequence ATGCAAGCGTCTCAATTTTCAGCTCAGGTGTTGAGCTGGTACGACAAATACGGGCGGAAAACGCTGCCCTGGCAAATTGACAAGACGCCTTACAAAGTATGGCTTTCTGAAGTCATGCTGCAACAAACTCAGGTTGCGACCGTTATTCCTTATTTTGAACGCTTTATGGCGCGCTTTCCAACGATAACCGATTTAGCCCATGCCCCGCTTGATGAAGTCCTGCATTTGTGGACCGGGCTGGGGTATTACGCGCGTGCGCGCAATCTGCATAAAGCCGCTCAGCAGGTGGCGACGCTGCATGGCGGCACCTTCCCGCAAACCTTTGATGAAGTTGCCGCCCTGCCCGGCGTTGGACGCTCTACCGCAGGCGCGATCCTTTCGCTCTCTTTGGGTCAGCATTTTCCGATTCTCGACGGCAACGTCAAACGCGTGCTGGCACGCTGTTATGCTGTCAGCGGCTGGCCGGGGAAAAAAGAGGTCGAGAAAAAACTGTGGGCGTTGAGTGAGCAGGTTACACCCGCCCACGGCGTTGAACGATTTAATCAGGCGATGATGGATTTAGGCGCGCTAGTCTGTACGCGTTCAAAACCTAAGTGCGCCCTGTGCCCATTACAAAATGGCTGTGTGGCTACCGCCAATGCAAGTTGGGCACAATACCCGGGTAAAAAGCCCAAGCAGACGTTACCGGAGCGCACAGGCTATTTTTTACTGATGCAGCATAACGATGAGGTGTTACTCGCGCAGCGTCCACCTAGCGGCTTATGGGGCGGATTATACTGTTTTCCGCAGTTTGAAGATGAAGATGGACTGCATCAGTGGCTGGCGCAACGGCAAATTAACGCAGATAATCTGACCCAGCTTACTGCATTTCGCCATACCTTTAGTCATTTCCACTTAGATATTGTGCCTATGTGGCTTCCCGTGTCCTCATTCACCACCTGCATGGATGAAGGCAACGCGCTCTGGTATAACTTAGCGCAACCGCCGTCGGTCGGACTGGCGGCTCCTGTGGAGCGTTTGTTACAGCAATTACGCGTCGGTGCGCAGGTTTAA
- a CDS encoding YggL family protein has product MAKNRSRRLRKKMHIDEFQEVGFSVAWRFPEGTSEEQVDKIVDDFINEVIEPNKLAYDGSGYLAWEGLICLQEIGKCTEEHQAIVRKWLEEHKLEDVRTSELFDIWWD; this is encoded by the coding sequence ATGGCAAAGAACCGTAGCCGTCGTCTGCGTAAAAAAATGCATATCGACGAATTCCAGGAAGTCGGATTTTCGGTTGCATGGCGTTTTCCGGAAGGCACATCTGAAGAGCAGGTCGATAAAATCGTTGATGACTTTATCAATGAGGTTATTGAGCCGAACAAGCTGGCCTATGACGGCAGTGGCTATCTGGCCTGGGAAGGCCTGATCTGCCTGCAGGAAATCGGCAAATGCACTGAAGAACATCAGGCAATCGTGCGTAAGTGGCTGGAAGAGCACAAACTTGAAGATGTGCGCACCAGCGAACTTTTCGATATTTGGTGGGACTAA
- the trmB gene encoding tRNA (guanosine(46)-N7)-methyltransferase TrmB: MKNDVISPEFDENGRPLRRIRSFVRRQGRLTKGQEHALENYWPMMGVEFSEAPVDFAALFGRDAPVTLEIGFGMGASLVAMAKARPEQNFLGIEVHSPGVGACLASAHEEGVENLRVMCHDAVEVLHKMIPDNSLSMVQLFFPDPWHKARHNKRRIVQVPFAELVKSKLKLGGVFHMATDWEAYAEHMLEVMSSIDGYKNQSESNDYVPRPPSRPVTKFEQRGHRLGHGVWDLMFERVK; encoded by the coding sequence ATGAAGAACGACGTCATTTCACCGGAATTTGATGAAAACGGTCGCCCGCTGCGCCGGATTCGTAGTTTTGTTCGTCGCCAGGGGCGACTGACTAAAGGGCAGGAACACGCACTGGAAAACTACTGGCCGATGATGGGCGTTGAGTTCAGCGAAGCGCCGGTCGATTTTGCTGCGCTGTTTGGCCGTGACGCACCGGTGACGCTTGAAATAGGTTTCGGTATGGGCGCTTCGCTGGTGGCGATGGCCAAAGCGCGTCCGGAACAAAACTTCCTCGGTATTGAGGTTCACTCTCCGGGCGTTGGCGCCTGCCTGGCTTCGGCGCATGAAGAGGGCGTCGAAAACCTGCGCGTGATGTGTCATGACGCCGTTGAAGTGCTGCACAAAATGATTCCTGACAATTCTTTATCGATGGTTCAGCTCTTTTTCCCTGACCCGTGGCATAAAGCACGTCATAATAAACGCCGTATCGTTCAGGTACCGTTTGCTGAGCTGGTGAAGAGTAAGCTGAAGTTGGGCGGTGTTTTCCACATGGCTACCGACTGGGAAGCTTATGCGGAGCACATGCTTGAAGTGATGTCCTCCATTGACGGGTATAAAAACCAGTCTGAGAGTAACGATTATGTACCGCGCCCACCATCGCGCCCGGTAACCAAATTTGAACAACGTGGCCATCGTCTTGGCCACGGCGTATGGGACTTAATGTTCGAGAGGGTGAAATAA